A single genomic interval of Chitinophaga sp. 180180018-3 harbors:
- a CDS encoding HlyD family efflux transporter periplasmic adaptor subunit, with product MKKYIMMAGIAMMAIACKKKTQHYTVQTRMISDAVYASGEIMPESYHFLKSNSADLLLKMLVTEGDSIRSNQEVAILGTPSQLTQLNLLSKQATLAERNTSSNAAALVELQENIALAKTKHEQDLINATRYTELASTQAVSAKDAEQARLQASQSATSYQALQQQYRTKKNELDEKSLQVQQQLAAIAQSREGKVLKSPVDGRVFKVYLKEGDLAPLNEPVAMIGTPGHFKLELLVDERDISRIAAGQTVYFETEVYNNQQFSATISKIIPLLQKESRSFQVEATVTDKRTFYPQSSVEANIIVRDSARALVIPAAYLLKGDSVYLQQPGGLRKTAVTTGVKNDNWIEIKQGLKAGDVIAQNE from the coding sequence ATGAAAAAGTATATAATGATGGCAGGTATTGCAATGATGGCCATAGCCTGTAAAAAGAAAACGCAACATTATACGGTACAAACACGGATGATCAGTGATGCCGTATATGCTTCCGGAGAGATCATGCCGGAATCGTATCATTTCCTGAAATCCAATTCAGCGGACCTGTTACTAAAAATGCTGGTAACGGAGGGCGACAGTATCCGCAGTAACCAGGAAGTGGCCATACTGGGCACTCCCAGCCAGTTAACACAACTAAACCTCCTGAGCAAACAGGCCACGCTGGCAGAACGCAATACCAGCAGCAACGCGGCTGCTTTGGTGGAGCTGCAGGAAAACATAGCACTGGCGAAAACAAAACATGAACAGGATCTCATCAATGCCACCCGGTATACAGAGCTGGCCAGCACCCAGGCGGTGTCTGCAAAAGATGCTGAACAGGCACGGCTTCAGGCCAGCCAGAGCGCTACCAGCTACCAGGCTTTGCAACAACAATACCGCACTAAAAAGAATGAGCTGGATGAAAAATCGCTCCAGGTGCAACAACAATTAGCAGCTATTGCACAAAGCCGGGAAGGAAAAGTATTGAAAAGCCCCGTCGATGGCCGTGTTTTCAAGGTATACCTCAAGGAAGGCGACCTTGCTCCACTGAATGAGCCGGTAGCCATGATCGGCACACCCGGCCACTTCAAACTGGAATTGCTCGTCGACGAGCGCGATATCAGCCGCATTGCCGCCGGCCAAACCGTTTATTTCGAAACAGAGGTATACAACAATCAGCAGTTCAGCGCAACGATCAGTAAAATCATTCCCCTGCTGCAAAAAGAAAGTCGCAGTTTCCAGGTGGAGGCAACGGTAACGGATAAACGAACATTCTATCCGCAATCGTCTGTAGAAGCCAATATCATTGTGAGGGACAGTGCGCGCGCATTGGTGATTCCGGCGGCTTACCTGCTGAAGGGCGACAGTGTATACCTGCAACAGCCTGGCGGACTGCGGAAAACAGCCGTTACTACCGGCGTAAAAAACGACAACTGGATAGAGATTAAGCAGGGCCTGAAAGCAGGAGACGTCATCGCACAAAACGAGTAA
- the xth gene encoding exodeoxyribonuclease III, which translates to MKIATYNINGVNGHLPVLLRWLEESAPDIACLQELKAPQEKFPEQAIQEAGYTAIWHGQKSWNGVAILSRIGQPEELRRALPGDPDDVNSRYIEAAINGIVIGCLYLPNGNPAPGPKFDYKLNWFQRLTGHAQSLLDQQTPVILTGDFNVMPTEQDVYKPEKWVDDALFRPETRAAFHNLAGQGWTDAIRTLYPNEKIYTFWDYFRNAYGRDAGLRIDHFLLSPQLGPRLRAGGVDRNVRGWEKSSDHAPVWIELADVPGK; encoded by the coding sequence ATGAAGATAGCTACTTACAATATCAACGGAGTTAACGGCCACTTACCGGTGCTGCTCCGCTGGCTGGAAGAAAGCGCACCCGATATTGCGTGTTTGCAGGAACTGAAAGCCCCGCAGGAAAAATTCCCGGAACAGGCCATACAGGAAGCAGGCTACACGGCCATCTGGCATGGACAAAAAAGCTGGAACGGTGTTGCCATACTTTCGCGCATCGGGCAACCGGAGGAGCTGCGGCGCGCACTGCCCGGCGATCCGGACGATGTAAACAGCAGATATATCGAAGCCGCTATCAACGGAATCGTTATCGGATGCCTCTACCTGCCTAACGGTAATCCCGCTCCCGGCCCGAAGTTCGATTATAAACTCAACTGGTTCCAACGGCTTACCGGTCATGCACAATCACTGCTCGATCAGCAAACACCTGTCATACTCACCGGCGATTTCAATGTAATGCCTACCGAACAGGATGTATACAAACCCGAAAAATGGGTGGATGATGCACTGTTCCGGCCGGAAACCAGGGCTGCTTTTCATAACCTCGCCGGGCAGGGCTGGACGGACGCCATCCGTACATTATACCCCAACGAAAAGATCTATACCTTCTGGGACTATTTCCGCAATGCGTACGGACGCGATGCAGGCCTGCGGATAGACCACTTCCTGCTTAGTCCGCAGCTGGGGCCACGCCTCCGCGCCGGCGGTGTAGACCGTAATGTGCGGGGCTGGGAAAAAAGCAGTGACCACGCTCCCGTTTGGATTGAACTCGCTGATGTACCTGGAAAATAA
- a CDS encoding FtsX-like permease family protein, producing the protein MKLFTNISLAASIAFTHMRTRLKQTVIATVGVTFGITVFIFMVSFIQGSNEYLKNIAFEQSPHLRLYNEVHTSEESVLDRARPQALNFVSHVKPKDLLPNLKDGGHILQQLRQDPRVAAISGVINTQVFYRLGSSSVNGMINGIHWEDENALFNLQSKLLSGSLRELAVRPNSIVMGTGLAKRLNVKTGDRLMITTEKGNNYYVTVTGIFKTGMSDIDKLHSYASLATVQRFLEVPASYITDIRIKLHDMELAPAMAKELQARYGFQGSDWQQDNAVILEGDVIRNMIVYGVAVTILLVAGFGIFNILTMMIYEKMKDIAILKAMGFSDTDIRSIFLVQALVIGVAGSLLGLLFGLLSAYGISKVPYKSDVMVTLDHLPVSFSIVYYITGFSFGILTTTLAGYLPSRKAAHVDPITILRG; encoded by the coding sequence ATGAAACTATTCACCAACATTTCGCTGGCTGCTTCGATTGCGTTCACCCATATGCGTACCCGGTTGAAACAGACAGTAATCGCCACTGTGGGCGTTACCTTCGGTATTACGGTTTTTATTTTTATGGTGAGTTTCATTCAGGGTAGTAACGAATACCTGAAGAATATTGCGTTCGAACAATCGCCGCACCTGCGCCTGTACAACGAGGTACATACCTCCGAAGAAAGTGTGCTGGACAGGGCAAGGCCGCAGGCATTGAATTTCGTGAGCCATGTGAAGCCGAAAGATCTGCTGCCCAACCTGAAAGACGGCGGGCATATCCTGCAGCAACTCCGGCAGGATCCCAGAGTAGCAGCCATTTCCGGCGTTATCAATACGCAGGTATTTTACCGGCTGGGCTCCAGTAGCGTCAATGGGATGATAAATGGTATACATTGGGAAGATGAGAACGCGTTGTTCAACCTGCAATCGAAGCTGCTTTCAGGCAGCCTCCGTGAGCTGGCCGTACGTCCGAACAGCATTGTAATGGGCACCGGGCTGGCCAAACGGCTGAATGTCAAAACCGGCGACCGCCTCATGATCACTACTGAAAAAGGGAACAACTACTATGTAACGGTAACGGGTATATTTAAAACCGGCATGTCTGATATTGATAAGCTGCATAGCTATGCCAGTCTGGCTACGGTACAACGTTTCCTGGAAGTACCCGCCTCCTATATCACCGATATCAGGATAAAGCTGCACGACATGGAGCTGGCTCCGGCCATGGCGAAGGAACTGCAGGCCAGGTATGGCTTCCAGGGGAGCGACTGGCAGCAGGATAATGCCGTTATCCTGGAAGGTGATGTTATCAGGAACATGATCGTATATGGTGTAGCCGTTACCATATTGCTCGTCGCGGGTTTCGGCATTTTCAACATACTAACGATGATGATATACGAAAAGATGAAAGACATCGCGATACTGAAAGCCATGGGATTCTCGGACACGGATATACGTAGTATTTTTCTCGTACAGGCGTTGGTGATAGGTGTAGCCGGATCTTTGCTGGGATTGCTGTTCGGGCTGTTATCGGCCTATGGTATTTCTAAAGTACCTTACAAGAGCGATGTGATGGTCACCCTGGATCATCTTCCGGTAAGCTTCAGTATTGTTTATTACATCACAGGGTTTTCTTTCGGCATTCTTACCACTACGCTGGCAGGTTATCTGCCCTCCCGTAAGGCCGCGCATGTAGATCCTATCACTATTTTAAGAGGATAG
- a CDS encoding TolC family protein — protein MKTGMLLPLLAICIRVGAVIPLPQADTSAPASGPWPLDKCLEYAGSHNHELLAGAASGAADNTGTKAALAQLAPSLSVKGGLDNYWKIPVQVFPGELVGKPPGTFVPVRMGTPWMGNYSVEANVPLVDPKIWQDIRMARLRQQAGTAEYSALQQHLIENVSMAWYMVQLQEAYLAVMSSSYQNYQEIHTLIGQQLQKGLTDKITFNQSAVLLKTREDALLKAGAALQEASTDLKFRMGYPMYDSLAVPPLAELPTPVVAGFNSALLPDYAAETLKVKLAEHRYRSARTSWYPSLRFTGSLQQLGFGNQLNFITKSPWYTVGFAGIQLQVPLSVADIWHKPHQQKQLWQQAVETFKQYESTQQKACIREKLQLEQAMSSVRLQEEKVTLAEENEALSTQKIRKGIIDMIQLREVQKDLYEAQARLNEARQDFFRHYTTLNYLQNK, from the coding sequence ATGAAAACGGGTATGCTTTTACCGCTGCTGGCCATCTGTATCCGGGTGGGCGCGGTTATTCCTTTGCCCCAGGCCGACACCTCCGCTCCTGCTTCCGGCCCCTGGCCACTCGATAAATGCCTGGAATATGCCGGTAGTCATAATCATGAACTATTGGCCGGCGCTGCATCCGGCGCGGCCGATAATACCGGTACCAAAGCAGCTTTGGCTCAGCTGGCGCCCTCCCTTTCTGTTAAAGGAGGCCTCGACAACTACTGGAAAATACCCGTACAGGTATTTCCCGGGGAACTGGTAGGAAAGCCTCCCGGCACTTTCGTGCCTGTGAGAATGGGAACACCCTGGATGGGTAATTACAGTGTGGAAGCCAATGTACCTCTGGTTGATCCGAAAATATGGCAGGATATACGCATGGCCCGCCTCCGGCAACAGGCCGGCACCGCGGAGTATAGCGCGTTACAGCAACATCTCATTGAAAATGTAAGCATGGCCTGGTACATGGTACAACTCCAGGAGGCATACCTCGCGGTCATGTCTTCTTCCTACCAAAACTACCAGGAAATACATACACTCATCGGCCAGCAGTTGCAAAAAGGATTGACGGATAAGATCACCTTTAACCAGTCGGCCGTACTGCTGAAAACCCGGGAAGACGCCCTCCTGAAAGCCGGCGCTGCGCTGCAGGAAGCCAGCACCGACCTGAAATTCCGGATGGGTTATCCTATGTACGACAGCCTTGCAGTACCTCCTCTCGCCGAACTGCCTACTCCCGTTGTTGCCGGTTTCAATAGTGCATTGCTGCCCGATTATGCGGCAGAAACGCTGAAGGTGAAACTGGCGGAACACCGCTACCGGTCAGCACGCACCTCGTGGTATCCGTCGCTCCGCTTCACCGGCTCGTTGCAGCAACTGGGCTTTGGCAATCAGCTGAACTTCATCACGAAATCACCCTGGTATACGGTAGGTTTTGCGGGCATACAGCTGCAGGTACCTTTATCTGTGGCTGATATATGGCATAAGCCACATCAGCAGAAACAGCTGTGGCAGCAGGCCGTCGAAACATTTAAACAATATGAATCAACACAGCAAAAAGCGTGTATCCGTGAAAAGCTGCAGCTGGAGCAGGCGATGAGCAGTGTACGGTTGCAAGAGGAAAAAGTAACACTGGCCGAAGAAAACGAAGCATTAAGCACACAAAAGATCCGCAAAGGCATTATTGATATGATACAGTTGCGGGAAGTCCAGAAAGATCTTTACGAAGCACAAGCCCGGCTGAACGAAGCCCGGCAAGACTTCTTCCGGCATTATACCACACTTAACTACCTACAAAATAAATAA
- a CDS encoding heavy metal translocating P-type ATPase → MKKLKIDLNLILPEVADERDQCIRLISSMLEGRDGIEKVHFVPADGESKEKLCFHYDPDKITLSRVEAMAIAAGAEITRRYGHLNLEMEGIREPRRARFIEELLRRRKGIIDAYVAGTGAIHVEFDNNLTTRQAVLDFLEKEHIRKREPEAPHDHAHHDHSHEGHDHKESKHDHAHGEGGAHGHSHGGIFGKNTELFFSLICGALLGIGYLLSLSGAVPSLVPLILIIGAYFFGGFFTAKEAIETIAKGGFEIDFLMLVAAIGAAILGQWEEGALLLFLFSLGHSLEHYAMEKARKSIAALTDLAPKTAFLKQGDNVTEVKIEQLKAGDIIVVRPNTKISADGVVVSGSSSVNQAPITGESVPVDKTAVADSNINLQQAETLDAKYRVFSGTINGNGSLEVKVTRTAADSTISRLVKMVNEAQTQKSPTQQFTDRFEKFFVPAVLILVFLLCFVFLVRDETFSQSFYRAMAVLVAASPCALAISTPSAVLSGVARAARMGVLVKGGRPLEDLGNLTAVAFDKTGTLTEGKPRLTQVIPVNGASENSLLELAVAVEALSDHPLAKAIVRDGRAKLNGAIIPQAEQLEALLGKGIKATLNNESVFIGNLALFDELDSDKPSPELKRRVQELEATGNTTMVIRKGKVYLGIIAVMDTPREEARRALEQLKSVGVRRMIMLTGDNQQVADAVAKEIGITDAWGGLLPEQKVAAIKKLREQENKVAMVGDGVNDAPAMANSTVGIAMGAAGSDVALETADIALMGDKLELLPFAIGLSRKASRIIKQNLWISLGMVAILIPLTILGIASIGPAVMAHEGSTLVVVFNALRLLAYKR, encoded by the coding sequence ATGAAGAAACTCAAAATAGATCTTAACCTTATCCTGCCGGAAGTGGCAGATGAAAGAGATCAGTGTATACGCCTCATCAGCAGTATGCTGGAAGGACGGGACGGGATAGAAAAAGTACATTTTGTACCGGCAGATGGGGAATCAAAAGAGAAGCTTTGTTTTCATTACGACCCCGACAAGATCACACTGAGCAGGGTAGAGGCGATGGCCATTGCGGCAGGAGCCGAAATTACCAGGCGTTACGGCCACCTGAATCTGGAAATGGAAGGAATCAGAGAACCTCGCCGTGCTCGTTTTATTGAGGAGTTACTTAGGCGCAGAAAAGGTATTATAGACGCTTATGTGGCTGGCACCGGCGCCATTCATGTGGAATTCGACAATAACCTGACCACCCGGCAGGCGGTGCTGGATTTCCTGGAAAAAGAGCATATCCGCAAACGGGAACCGGAAGCGCCGCATGATCATGCACATCATGATCATTCGCATGAAGGGCATGACCATAAGGAGTCCAAACATGATCATGCACATGGTGAGGGCGGAGCGCACGGGCATAGTCATGGTGGCATATTTGGAAAGAATACAGAACTCTTCTTCAGCCTGATCTGCGGGGCTTTGCTGGGTATCGGTTACCTGCTGTCGCTTTCGGGCGCAGTGCCTTCCCTGGTTCCGCTGATATTAATTATCGGCGCCTATTTCTTCGGAGGATTCTTCACTGCGAAAGAAGCCATTGAAACCATTGCCAAAGGCGGCTTTGAAATAGATTTTCTCATGCTGGTAGCGGCCATCGGCGCAGCTATTTTAGGCCAGTGGGAAGAAGGCGCGCTGTTGCTGTTCCTGTTCAGCCTCGGGCATTCACTCGAACATTATGCGATGGAGAAAGCGCGTAAATCTATAGCGGCACTGACGGATCTGGCGCCTAAAACGGCGTTTCTGAAGCAGGGCGATAATGTAACGGAAGTGAAAATAGAGCAGCTCAAAGCAGGTGATATAATTGTAGTAAGACCCAATACGAAAATATCTGCAGATGGGGTAGTCGTAAGCGGTAGCAGCAGCGTGAATCAGGCCCCTATCACAGGGGAAAGCGTGCCGGTTGATAAAACAGCGGTGGCCGACAGCAATATTAACCTGCAACAGGCAGAAACGCTGGATGCGAAGTACAGGGTATTTTCCGGAACCATCAATGGCAATGGCTCCCTCGAAGTAAAAGTGACCAGAACAGCCGCGGATTCCACCATATCGCGACTGGTGAAAATGGTGAATGAAGCGCAGACGCAGAAATCGCCTACCCAGCAGTTTACGGACAGATTTGAAAAATTCTTTGTTCCGGCCGTTTTGATCCTGGTATTCCTCCTTTGTTTTGTTTTTTTAGTGAGAGATGAGACCTTCAGCCAGAGTTTCTACCGGGCCATGGCCGTATTGGTAGCTGCCAGCCCCTGTGCCCTGGCCATTTCTACTCCCAGTGCTGTATTGAGCGGGGTAGCAAGGGCAGCCCGCATGGGCGTGCTGGTGAAAGGTGGCCGTCCGCTGGAAGACCTGGGCAATTTAACAGCCGTAGCGTTTGATAAAACCGGCACCCTTACAGAAGGAAAGCCCCGGTTAACACAGGTGATACCGGTAAATGGCGCCAGCGAAAACAGTCTGCTGGAGCTTGCCGTTGCCGTGGAAGCATTAAGCGATCACCCGCTGGCGAAGGCCATTGTAAGAGACGGTCGGGCGAAACTCAACGGCGCCATCATTCCGCAGGCAGAGCAGCTGGAAGCGCTATTGGGAAAAGGAATCAAAGCCACGCTGAATAACGAATCTGTTTTTATCGGCAACCTCGCCCTGTTCGATGAACTGGATAGCGATAAACCCTCGCCGGAGCTGAAACGCCGGGTGCAGGAACTGGAAGCAACCGGTAACACTACCATGGTGATCCGCAAAGGTAAGGTGTACCTGGGCATCATTGCAGTGATGGATACGCCACGGGAAGAAGCCCGCCGTGCACTGGAACAGCTGAAGAGCGTAGGTGTTCGCCGTATGATCATGCTCACCGGCGATAACCAGCAGGTAGCAGATGCCGTTGCAAAAGAAATCGGTATCACAGACGCCTGGGGAGGCTTGCTGCCGGAACAGAAAGTAGCAGCTATTAAAAAGCTGCGGGAGCAGGAAAACAAGGTAGCAATGGTGGGCGATGGCGTAAACGATGCCCCGGCCATGGCCAACAGCACCGTAGGTATTGCCATGGGTGCCGCTGGCTCCGACGTAGCACTGGAAACAGCAGATATCGCCCTGATGGGCGATAAGCTGGAGCTCTTACCCTTTGCGATCGGACTTTCCCGCAAAGCCAGCCGGATCATCAAACAAAACCTCTGGATAAGTTTAGGTATGGTGGCTATTCTCATACCGCTTACCATCCTGGGCATTGCTTCCATAGGGCCGGCAGTAATGGCGCATGAAGGATCCACGCTGGTAGTGGTTTTTAACGCACTGCGATTGCTGGCGTATAAAAGGTAA
- a CDS encoding tetratricopeptide repeat protein, whose protein sequence is MANKSSKREQNHFFRYAYYLAFEAEADKRNWRLIYACWHDAASNGHRRAQFYIGTCYDFGKGVKEDKKKAFRWYMKAAKQGHPDAQFNIGTFYSEGEVVPMNKKEMVKWYKLAAAQGIRAAQVSLGYAYFYGEGVKTDEHRAIYWYRRAARQGEELACYNLGLCYKNGTGVSRSTRWERHYFSRAAAAGHKKSSQEMRRLNKMVYR, encoded by the coding sequence ATGGCAAATAAATCATCAAAAAGAGAACAAAATCATTTCTTTCGCTATGCTTACTACCTGGCATTTGAGGCGGAGGCTGACAAGCGCAACTGGCGGCTGATATACGCATGTTGGCATGATGCGGCATCGAATGGGCACCGGCGGGCGCAGTTTTATATCGGGACCTGTTATGATTTTGGGAAGGGAGTAAAGGAAGATAAGAAAAAAGCCTTCCGCTGGTATATGAAAGCGGCGAAGCAAGGGCACCCGGATGCCCAGTTCAATATCGGAACTTTTTACAGTGAGGGAGAAGTGGTACCCATGAATAAAAAGGAAATGGTGAAGTGGTATAAGCTGGCGGCAGCTCAGGGTATTAGAGCAGCACAGGTTAGCCTCGGTTATGCATATTTCTATGGCGAAGGAGTGAAAACAGATGAGCACCGGGCGATATACTGGTACAGAAGAGCTGCCAGGCAGGGCGAGGAACTGGCCTGCTACAACCTTGGCCTCTGTTATAAAAATGGAACAGGTGTTTCCAGGTCTACCCGTTGGGAGCGGCATTACTTCAGCCGCGCTGCTGCCGCCGGGCATAAAAAATCTTCTCAGGAAATGAGGCGGTTGAACAAGATGGTATACCGGTGA
- a CDS encoding ABC transporter ATP-binding protein encodes MNLIEVRHINKYFYQPAEMQVLKDISFDIEKGKFVSITGKSGSGKSTLLYLLSTMDTTFDGSIRINNEEMRGKSNRWLADFRNHHIGFVFQFHYLLPEFTALRNVMLPALKQGKYRSDEIEQQALDLLQLLGVGDQAGKRASLLSGGQQQRVAIARALINEPLIIMGDEPTGNLDSHNAALVFDLFKKLSAEKGQTILTVTHDEDFARRSDHIIHMVDGEIIA; translated from the coding sequence ATGAACCTGATTGAAGTACGTCATATCAATAAATATTTCTACCAGCCCGCGGAGATGCAGGTATTGAAAGATATCAGTTTTGATATAGAGAAGGGGAAATTTGTTTCCATCACCGGTAAATCCGGCAGTGGTAAATCTACCCTATTATATCTGCTGTCTACCATGGACACCACTTTTGATGGTAGTATCCGGATCAATAACGAAGAAATGCGGGGCAAGAGCAATCGCTGGCTGGCCGATTTCAGGAATCATCATATCGGCTTTGTGTTCCAGTTTCACTACCTGCTGCCGGAATTTACCGCGCTGCGGAATGTGATGTTACCGGCGCTGAAGCAGGGGAAATACCGTAGTGATGAAATTGAGCAACAGGCCTTGGACCTGCTGCAGCTGCTCGGTGTCGGCGACCAGGCCGGCAAGCGGGCGTCGCTGCTCTCCGGCGGCCAGCAGCAGCGCGTAGCTATTGCCCGCGCACTGATCAATGAACCGCTGATCATCATGGGCGATGAACCCACCGGCAACCTCGACAGCCACAACGCTGCGCTGGTATTTGACCTTTTTAAAAAGCTCTCTGCAGAAAAGGGACAAACGATACTAACGGTCACGCATGATGAAGATTTTGCGCGGCGTTCGGATCATATTATCCATATGGTGGATGGAGAGATTATTGCGTAG
- a CDS encoding ATP-binding protein: protein MKNTLLPHSNHEQFFKDALQHAPMGAFLSGLDGNCYFVNQEWEDISGLSAAESAGTGWLKAIVEEDIPVVNEVIQNALANRQSTFNFSYRVCHPEKGVRHCKIYARIFSEDSEERQYFIGYVEDITEDVQHEKYRQQTSQQLEQAKSLLDYSQQLSKTGGWEYNLRTGEVFWSRQSYRIYGVPDDFVPDFKKVINLYEPESGLILAELVRRAVEEKIPYDIELRRQTPAGVQWVRSLCDVVVEDEKVVMLRGAVMDVTEKKENELALQQAELTLKQRNFLLDISQELSKTGGWEMNLETGQNFWTKQTYTIHDVDDSFDPTMQNILELYDEEERENITKSLNENLQSGETFTSDIRFKERKWLRFVGAPVFRDGKIVMLRGAVMDITQRRKDEQTLVDAKNAAEDAAKAKSDFLSIMSHEIRTPLNGIIGIANLLKLSYTPDQEEYITNLAFSSDHLLQLINDILDLNKMESDNLELVQAEVDLPELVKHIKNQFRSLAEHKGIRLQTELDKEIPKKILADPIRLSQILNNLVSNALKYTDEGSVTISINLKSIEKDKVTLHFEVKDTGIGIPEALHQTIFESFRQVPQSPGREQSGTGLGLTITQKLIRLHNSEIFLESSPGKGTTFHFDLIFVKATRKNTPAKSSTPSDISAYANKFAGMSVLFVEDNPVNIMVAQKQLRYFGIVPHGVQSGREALALLEDTSFDVAFIDLHMPEMDGYELTAAIRQQYPDMHIVIFTADILATVRRRFAKMGIFDILNKPFFPREMLSTLLKIAQIKKMKI from the coding sequence ATGAAGAACACACTACTGCCCCATAGTAATCACGAGCAATTTTTCAAGGACGCATTGCAACATGCACCAATGGGTGCTTTTCTGTCCGGACTGGACGGGAATTGTTATTTTGTTAACCAGGAATGGGAAGATATCTCCGGGCTTTCTGCAGCTGAATCAGCTGGGACGGGTTGGCTGAAGGCCATAGTGGAAGAAGACATTCCCGTGGTGAACGAAGTGATACAGAATGCACTCGCTAACCGGCAGTCGACCTTCAATTTTTCCTACCGTGTCTGTCATCCGGAAAAGGGTGTTCGCCACTGTAAAATATATGCCCGCATTTTTTCCGAGGATTCCGAAGAGCGCCAATATTTTATTGGTTATGTAGAGGATATAACGGAGGATGTGCAGCATGAGAAATACCGGCAACAGACCAGCCAGCAGCTGGAGCAGGCTAAAAGTCTGCTGGATTACAGCCAACAACTGAGTAAAACAGGAGGCTGGGAATACAACCTCCGTACAGGAGAAGTTTTCTGGTCCAGGCAATCCTATCGCATATATGGCGTTCCCGACGATTTTGTGCCGGATTTTAAAAAGGTAATAAATCTTTATGAACCTGAATCAGGCCTTATACTGGCAGAACTGGTACGCCGGGCAGTGGAAGAAAAAATACCGTATGATATTGAGTTGAGAAGACAAACACCTGCAGGGGTGCAATGGGTCAGGAGTCTTTGCGACGTTGTTGTTGAAGATGAAAAGGTAGTGATGTTGAGAGGTGCGGTAATGGATGTTACCGAGAAAAAAGAAAATGAACTGGCTCTTCAACAGGCAGAATTAACGCTGAAACAACGAAATTTTCTACTGGATATCAGCCAGGAGCTGAGTAAAACCGGTGGTTGGGAAATGAACCTGGAAACGGGCCAGAATTTCTGGACCAAACAAACATACACGATTCATGATGTGGATGATAGTTTTGATCCCACTATGCAAAATATCCTGGAATTGTATGACGAAGAAGAACGGGAGAATATTACCAAATCACTGAATGAAAACCTACAAAGCGGAGAAACCTTTACCAGCGATATCCGTTTCAAAGAACGGAAATGGCTGAGATTTGTCGGAGCGCCAGTATTCAGGGACGGGAAAATCGTTATGCTGAGGGGCGCCGTTATGGATATCACACAACGCAGGAAAGATGAGCAGACATTGGTGGACGCCAAGAACGCTGCAGAAGATGCGGCTAAAGCAAAATCAGATTTCCTGTCGATCATGAGCCATGAAATACGTACTCCTTTAAATGGCATCATCGGCATTGCTAATCTTTTAAAATTAAGCTATACGCCGGATCAGGAGGAATATATCACCAATCTTGCCTTCTCCTCAGATCACCTGCTTCAGCTGATCAATGACATACTTGATCTGAACAAGATGGAAAGCGACAATCTGGAGCTGGTACAGGCAGAAGTGGATCTTCCGGAATTGGTGAAGCATATAAAAAACCAGTTCCGTTCCCTTGCTGAACACAAGGGGATCCGGCTGCAGACAGAGTTGGATAAAGAGATTCCGAAAAAGATCCTCGCCGATCCCATCCGGCTCAGCCAGATACTCAATAATCTTGTCAGTAATGCGCTGAAGTATACAGATGAAGGCAGCGTAACAATATCTATCAACCTGAAATCAATAGAGAAAGATAAAGTGACCCTGCATTTTGAGGTTAAAGATACCGGAATTGGTATCCCTGAAGCCCTGCACCAGACGATATTTGAGAGCTTCCGGCAGGTGCCGCAGTCGCCCGGACGGGAACAATCCGGCACGGGTCTGGGTCTCACCATTACCCAGAAACTCATTCGGCTGCACAACAGCGAAATCTTCCTGGAAAGCAGTCCTGGTAAAGGCACTACGTTCCATTTCGATCTCATCTTTGTAAAAGCTACCCGGAAGAATACACCTGCGAAAAGCTCCACGCCGTCCGACATTTCTGCCTACGCCAATAAATTCGCGGGAATGTCCGTACTGTTTGTGGAAGACAATCCGGTGAACATCATGGTAGCCCAAAAGCAGCTGCGGTATTTTGGTATTGTTCCTCATGGCGTACAAAGCGGCAGAGAGGCCCTGGCGCTACTGGAAGATACCTCTTTCGATGTGGCGTTCATCGACCTGCACATGCCGGAAATGGACGGTTATGAGCTGACCGCCGCGATCCGGCAGCAATACCCGGATATGCATATCGTAATTTTCACGGCAGATATTCTGGCCACTGTTCGACGCAGATTTGCCAAAATGGGGATCTTCGATATTCTGAATAAACCATTTTTCCCCCGTGAGATGTTGTCAACCCTGCTTAAAATTGCCCAGATAAAAAAAATGAAGATCTGA